One genomic window of Indioceanicola profundi includes the following:
- the glpK gene encoding glycerol kinase GlpK produces the protein MAGTHVLAIDQGTTSTRAILFDAAGQPVATAQRELRQFYPQAGWVEHDPEDIWRDAQVVCRGALERSGLDAAAIAAIGITNQRETAVLWDRATGAPVMNAIVWQDRRTAALCRDLKADGAEEMVRARTGLLIDPYFSATKLAWMLEHLPGARTRAERGELCFGTVDSWLLYRLTGGRVHATDASNASRTLLFNLQTQDWDGDLLDLFAIPQSLLPEVRDNAADFGIADASLLGRPIPVTGMAGDQQAATVGQACFEPGMIKSTYGTGCFALLNIGAEPVLSGHRLLTTLAYRFDGVPTFAIEGSIFVAGAAIQWLRDGLRIISDAPSSERLAADARGTGGVYMVPAFTGLGAPYWDPDARGALTGLTRDTGVAEVVRAALEAVAYQTRDLMEAMRADADCLSGGLTPHTLRVDGGMAENDWLMQFLADMLGVPVERPAVTETTALGAAFLAGLHAGLYSGRTALAEAWRLDRRFEPRLDERERAALYAGWQDAVRRVRTG, from the coding sequence ATGGCGGGCACGCATGTGCTGGCGATCGACCAGGGCACGACATCCACCCGCGCCATCCTGTTCGATGCGGCGGGGCAGCCGGTCGCCACCGCCCAGCGCGAACTTCGGCAGTTCTATCCGCAGGCCGGTTGGGTCGAACATGATCCCGAGGATATCTGGCGCGATGCCCAGGTGGTCTGCCGCGGCGCGCTGGAACGGTCGGGGCTGGATGCCGCCGCAATCGCTGCCATCGGCATAACAAACCAGCGCGAAACCGCGGTGCTGTGGGACCGGGCGACAGGTGCTCCGGTGATGAACGCCATCGTGTGGCAGGACCGCCGCACCGCTGCCCTGTGCCGCGACCTGAAGGCGGACGGGGCGGAGGAGATGGTGCGGGCCAGGACCGGCCTGCTGATCGATCCCTATTTCAGCGCGACGAAGCTGGCCTGGATGCTGGAGCATCTACCCGGAGCCCGCACCCGGGCGGAACGGGGAGAGCTGTGCTTCGGCACAGTGGATTCCTGGCTTCTGTACCGGCTGACCGGAGGGCGGGTGCATGCCACGGACGCCAGCAATGCCAGCCGCACCCTTCTCTTCAACCTCCAGACCCAGGATTGGGATGGGGACCTGCTGGACCTGTTTGCGATTCCGCAAAGCCTGCTGCCGGAGGTGCGGGACAATGCCGCCGATTTCGGCATTGCCGATGCATCGCTTCTGGGCCGTCCCATTCCGGTCACCGGGATGGCTGGCGACCAGCAGGCCGCCACGGTGGGACAGGCTTGTTTCGAGCCTGGAATGATCAAGAGCACCTACGGCACCGGCTGTTTCGCCCTGCTGAACATCGGGGCGGAGCCGGTGCTGTCCGGCCATCGGCTGTTGACCACGCTGGCCTACCGTTTCGATGGCGTGCCGACCTTCGCGATAGAAGGCTCCATCTTCGTGGCGGGAGCGGCGATACAATGGCTACGGGATGGTTTGCGCATTATTTCCGACGCTCCCAGTTCGGAGCGGCTGGCCGCCGACGCGCGCGGCACCGGCGGCGTCTACATGGTTCCCGCCTTCACCGGCCTTGGCGCGCCCTATTGGGACCCCGATGCACGCGGCGCGCTGACCGGTCTTACCCGGGATACCGGAGTGGCAGAGGTGGTGCGGGCGGCGCTTGAGGCCGTGGCCTACCAGACCCGTGACCTGATGGAGGCGATGCGGGCCGATGCCGACTGCCTGTCCGGCGGGCTAACTCCACACACTCTGCGGGTGGATGGCGGAATGGCGGAGAATGACTGGCTGATGCAGTTCCTGGCCGACATGCTGGGCGTTCCGGTTGAGCGGCCCGCCGTGACGGAGACGACGGCACTCGGAGCGGCCTTCCTGGCAGGCCTGCATGCCGGGCTCTATTCCGGTCGTACAGCTTTGGCGGAAGCCTGGAGACTGGACCGGCGTTTCGAACCGCGCCTCGACGAGCGGGAGCGCGCCGCCCTCTACGCCGGATGGCAGGATGCGGTGCGGCGGGTCCGGACGGGGTGA
- a CDS encoding OmpA family protein: MAPVTPVVAAAAPGTDGAPLRAAVADASLRFPAGSATLTPEAAVQLDRMAARLLSSPSERLELRAYAAPSGHGEGEARRLSLARALAVRSYLLDRGVEMRRLIVYALGSRGLEAADEPGRVPPGADRVDMSVTP, translated from the coding sequence GTGGCCCCTGTGACCCCGGTGGTTGCCGCCGCGGCGCCCGGTACGGACGGCGCTCCGTTGCGGGCGGCCGTGGCGGATGCCAGCCTGCGGTTTCCGGCCGGCAGCGCGACGCTTACGCCGGAGGCTGCGGTGCAACTTGACCGGATGGCCGCCCGGCTTCTGTCCAGCCCTTCGGAGCGGCTGGAGCTGCGGGCCTATGCAGCGCCGAGCGGTCATGGGGAAGGGGAGGCGCGCCGCTTGTCCCTGGCCCGTGCCCTGGCCGTCCGCAGCTATCTCCTGGACCGCGGGGTTGAGATGCGCCGCCTGATCGTATACGCCCTGGGCAGCCGCGGGCTGGAAGCGGCGGACGAGCCCGGCCGGGTCCCGCCCGGCGCAGACCGCGTGGACATGTCCGTGACGCCGTGA
- a CDS encoding flagellar motor protein MotA, producing the protein MTQASTDRRGPAPQGETVPPLSRPQRYLTRMALFLVIVLGVVAVLLPAIEDAFVANPGLNGLILFALILGIAFIFRQVLMLRPEVQWLESFQAGDPDRAPPPRLLAPMARMLGERQGRLTLSAVTTRSLLDGVGSRLDESREISRYLIGLLIFLGLLGTFWGLLQTVSAVGGVIGRLNMQGDDVGAMFSNLQSGLEAPLSGMGTAFSSSLFGLAGSLVLGFLELQASQAQNRFYTDLEDWLAGATRVSSGVLADAGEGGGSVPAYLQALLETTAESIERLQYTMASAEDGRRSQNAHLMQLTEKLSTLTDQMRAEQHLMVRLAETQMELRPIMGRLAEVLSGGISIGMDEATRTHIRNLEIYTARLLEEATQGRQQTVAELRNEIKILARTIAALGDGER; encoded by the coding sequence ATGACCCAAGCCAGCACAGACCGGCGCGGCCCCGCCCCCCAGGGAGAGACGGTCCCGCCCCTCTCGCGTCCGCAGCGCTATCTCACGCGCATGGCCTTGTTCCTGGTCATCGTCCTGGGCGTCGTGGCGGTGCTCCTGCCGGCCATCGAGGATGCATTCGTCGCCAATCCGGGTCTGAACGGGCTGATCCTGTTCGCGCTGATCCTCGGCATCGCCTTCATCTTCCGCCAGGTGCTGATGCTCCGGCCGGAGGTGCAGTGGCTCGAGTCCTTTCAGGCCGGTGATCCGGACCGCGCGCCGCCCCCGCGCCTGCTGGCCCCGATGGCGCGCATGCTGGGGGAGCGGCAGGGTCGCCTGACCCTGTCGGCCGTGACCACCCGGTCCCTGCTGGACGGCGTCGGCTCGCGGTTGGACGAGAGCCGGGAAATCAGCCGCTATCTGATCGGGCTGCTGATCTTCCTGGGCCTGCTCGGCACCTTCTGGGGGCTGTTGCAGACCGTCTCCGCCGTCGGCGGCGTGATCGGCAGGCTGAACATGCAGGGCGACGATGTCGGCGCCATGTTCAGCAATTTGCAGAGCGGGCTGGAAGCGCCGCTGTCCGGCATGGGCACAGCCTTCAGCTCCTCCCTCTTCGGCCTCGCCGGTTCCCTGGTGCTGGGCTTCCTGGAATTGCAGGCGTCCCAGGCGCAGAACCGCTTCTATACCGACCTGGAGGACTGGCTGGCCGGGGCGACCCGTGTTTCCTCCGGCGTGCTGGCGGATGCGGGTGAGGGCGGCGGGTCCGTCCCGGCCTACCTCCAGGCGCTGCTGGAGACGACGGCGGAAAGCATCGAGCGGCTGCAATACACCATGGCATCCGCGGAGGATGGCCGCCGGTCCCAGAACGCGCATCTGATGCAGCTGACGGAGAAGCTGTCGACCCTGACCGACCAGATGCGGGCGGAGCAGCATCTGATGGTGCGGCTGGCCGAGACCCAGATGGAGCTGCGGCCCATCATGGGCCGTCTGGCGGAAGTCCTGTCGGGCGGGATCAGCATCGGCATGGACGAAGCGACGCGCACCCACATCCGCAACCTGGAAATCTATACCGCCCGCCTGCTGGAGGAGGCGACGCAGGGCCGCCAGCAGACGGTGGCGGAGCTGCGCAACGAGATCAAGATCCTGGCCCGCACCATCGCCGCGCTCGGCGACGGCGAGCGGTAG
- a CDS encoding peptidoglycan -binding protein, with translation MPSFSRRSQRGQPDVWPGWVDALSSLLMVVVFLLMVFVLAQFYLSNALQGRDRELARLNTRISELADLLALEKEGAARLQADIAQLTDRLRTTLGEREELRASLGAMAAERDRLAARIVELEDEAGDRAAEFAQARGALEESLAAEKEVSAKARSEIELLNQQIAALREQLAMISAQLDAAEAKAAEQQAQIADLGRRLNTALAGKVAELARFRSEFFGRLREVLGERQDVAIVGDRFVFQSELLFESGSAELGQAGRERLAQLAVTLKEIGARLPQDLNWILRVDGHTDSVPIRSGRWASNWELSTARAVNVVKFLIDQGIPPERLAATGFGEFQPLDQGTSPEALARNRRLEIKVDAR, from the coding sequence ATGCCAAGCTTCAGCCGCAGGTCCCAACGGGGGCAGCCGGATGTCTGGCCCGGCTGGGTGGACGCGCTGTCCAGCCTGTTGATGGTCGTCGTCTTCCTGCTCATGGTGTTCGTGCTGGCGCAGTTCTATCTGTCGAACGCGTTGCAGGGCCGCGACCGGGAACTGGCGCGGCTGAACACCCGCATCTCCGAGCTGGCCGACCTGCTGGCGCTGGAGAAGGAGGGGGCGGCCCGCCTCCAGGCCGACATTGCCCAGCTTACCGACCGCCTGCGCACCACCCTGGGCGAGCGGGAGGAATTGCGCGCCTCGCTTGGCGCGATGGCAGCCGAACGCGACCGGCTGGCCGCCCGCATCGTGGAATTGGAGGATGAGGCCGGCGACCGCGCCGCCGAGTTCGCCCAGGCGCGCGGAGCCCTGGAGGAGAGCCTTGCCGCCGAGAAGGAGGTGAGCGCCAAAGCCCGCTCCGAGATCGAGCTGCTGAACCAGCAGATCGCGGCGTTGCGGGAGCAGCTCGCCATGATTTCCGCCCAGCTTGATGCGGCGGAGGCCAAGGCGGCGGAGCAGCAGGCGCAGATCGCCGATCTGGGCCGCCGGCTGAACACGGCCCTGGCCGGAAAGGTGGCGGAGCTGGCCCGCTTCCGCTCCGAATTCTTCGGCCGCCTGCGCGAGGTGCTGGGAGAGCGGCAGGATGTCGCCATCGTGGGCGACCGCTTTGTCTTTCAGTCGGAGTTGCTGTTCGAGAGCGGCAGTGCGGAGCTGGGGCAGGCGGGCCGCGAACGGCTCGCCCAACTGGCGGTGACCCTCAAGGAGATCGGGGCGCGGTTGCCGCAGGATTTGAACTGGATTCTGCGGGTGGATGGCCACACCGACAGCGTACCCATCCGCTCCGGGCGTTGGGCCAGTAACTGGGAGCTGTCCACGGCCCGTGCGGTCAATGTGGTGAAGTTCCTGATCGACCAGGGAATCCCGCCCGAACGGCTGGCTGCAACCGGCTTCGGCGAGTTCCAGCCGCTGGACCAGGGCACCAGCCCGGAGGCGCTGGCCCGCAACCGCCGGCTTGAGATCAAGGTGGACGCGCGCTAA
- a CDS encoding lipid II:glycine glycyltransferase FemX, which produces MSTPSSSRSPSIRIVWDVGSVPEWYRLMKLTPRSTLTQGFGYAAAMLTTEKWSPRLGVIELEDQPIGLIVMMEKRFLGAVRVARLHRGPLIRPEAAKSAVLASVMQVLRQAYPTGLLRWTAIVPELPAGEETEAMLRWAGWRRDKGPGYRTVWLDLSRTEAELRAGLAQKWRNALNQAERVGLTVETDRDGSSLLPWLTERYMADKAAKGYRGPSPALLTRLRTAMHKDGDILVMRATKDGQDAAGILMLGHGLAATYQVGWTGEIGRRTRAHNLLLWRAALELKAQGRHWLDLGGLLPDQAPGVTSFKRGMGGEEVELAGVWR; this is translated from the coding sequence ATGTCGACTCCCTCCTCCTCCCGTTCCCCTTCCATCCGCATCGTCTGGGATGTGGGCAGTGTGCCCGAATGGTACCGGCTGATGAAGCTGACGCCACGAAGCACGCTGACACAGGGATTCGGCTATGCGGCCGCCATGCTCACGACCGAGAAATGGAGCCCGCGCCTGGGCGTAATCGAACTGGAGGATCAGCCTATCGGGCTGATCGTGATGATGGAGAAGAGGTTTCTGGGCGCCGTCCGCGTGGCGAGGTTGCACCGCGGCCCGCTGATCCGGCCGGAGGCGGCGAAATCCGCCGTGCTCGCCAGCGTGATGCAGGTCCTGCGTCAGGCCTACCCCACGGGCCTGCTGCGCTGGACCGCCATCGTGCCGGAGTTGCCGGCGGGAGAAGAAACCGAAGCCATGTTGCGCTGGGCCGGATGGCGGCGGGACAAGGGGCCGGGGTACCGCACCGTCTGGCTGGATCTGTCCCGCACCGAGGCTGAGCTGCGCGCCGGCCTGGCGCAGAAGTGGCGCAATGCCCTCAATCAGGCCGAACGTGTCGGGCTGACGGTGGAGACCGACCGGGACGGTTCCAGCCTCCTGCCCTGGCTGACGGAAAGATACATGGCCGACAAGGCTGCCAAGGGTTACCGCGGCCCCTCGCCCGCCCTCCTGACCCGCCTGCGCACAGCCATGCACAAGGACGGCGACATCCTGGTGATGCGGGCAACCAAGGACGGGCAGGACGCGGCTGGCATCCTGATGCTGGGTCACGGGCTGGCCGCGACCTATCAGGTCGGCTGGACCGGCGAGATCGGCCGCCGCACCCGCGCGCATAATCTGCTGCTCTGGCGCGCCGCCCTGGAGCTGAAAGCCCAGGGCCGCCACTGGCTGGACCTGGGCGGGCTGCTGCCCGATCAAGCGCCCGGCGTGACATCCTTCAAGCGTGGAATGGGCGGGGAAGAGGTGGAACTGGCCGGGGTGTGGCGGTAG
- the epmA gene encoding EF-P lysine aminoacylase EpmA encodes MSAPPRLPWWHPEAFARRRPHLRTRGAVTRAMRAWFEGEGFAEVETPALQISPGLEVHLQAFATELVGPHPDDRMRLHLHTSPEFAMKKLLAAGEPRIFQLAHVYRNGERSPTHHPEFTMLEWYRAGAGYHELMVDCIALTRAACSTAGADMLRWKGHAADPFGEWEVLSVQDAFLRHAGVDLLATAPDPLKPDRTLLAAEAERIGIRTAESDTWEDLFFRISLERIEPFLGFGRPTFLTDYPVSMAALARAKPEDPRVAERFELYACGVELANAFGELTDPQVQRRRFEADMAEKERLYGERYPLDEEFLEALSLMPDSAGIALGFDRLVMLVAGAERIEDVLWAPVAG; translated from the coding sequence ATGTCCGCACCGCCCCGCCTGCCCTGGTGGCATCCCGAAGCCTTCGCCCGCCGCCGGCCCCATCTGCGTACCCGCGGCGCCGTGACCCGGGCCATGCGCGCCTGGTTCGAGGGAGAGGGGTTCGCGGAGGTGGAAACGCCGGCGCTCCAGATATCCCCCGGCCTGGAGGTGCATCTCCAGGCCTTCGCGACGGAACTGGTGGGACCGCATCCCGACGACAGGATGCGCCTGCACCTGCATACCAGCCCGGAATTCGCCATGAAGAAGCTGCTGGCGGCGGGGGAGCCGCGCATCTTCCAACTGGCCCATGTCTACCGGAACGGTGAGCGGTCGCCGACGCATCATCCGGAGTTCACCATGCTGGAATGGTACCGGGCCGGGGCCGGCTACCATGAGCTGATGGTGGACTGCATCGCGCTGACCCGTGCCGCCTGCAGCACCGCCGGCGCGGACATGCTGCGCTGGAAAGGCCATGCCGCCGACCCTTTCGGCGAGTGGGAGGTATTGAGCGTCCAGGACGCCTTCCTCCGTCATGCCGGGGTGGACCTGCTGGCGACCGCTCCCGACCCGCTGAAGCCTGACCGGACCCTGCTGGCGGCGGAGGCGGAGCGCATCGGCATCCGCACCGCAGAGAGCGACACATGGGAGGATTTGTTCTTCCGCATCAGCCTGGAGCGGATCGAACCCTTCCTCGGCTTCGGCAGGCCGACCTTCCTGACCGACTATCCCGTCTCCATGGCCGCCCTGGCCCGTGCCAAGCCGGAGGACCCGCGGGTCGCCGAGCGGTTCGAGCTTTATGCCTGCGGCGTCGAGCTGGCCAATGCGTTTGGCGAACTCACCGATCCGCAGGTCCAGCGCCGCCGGTTCGAGGCCGATATGGCGGAGAAGGAGCGGCTCTATGGGGAGCGCTATCCGCTGGATGAGGAGTTCCTGGAAGCCCTTTCCCTGATGCCCGACAGCGCCGGGATCGCTCTGGGCTTCGACCGGCTGGTGATGCTGGTCGCCGGGGCGGAGCGGATCGAGGACGTGCTCTGGGCGCCGGTGGCGGGATAG
- a CDS encoding GGDEF domain-containing protein: MWRRFLGRLDVRSKSDGAIAFCARAQISGGATQGLVAVLTCIIFWEGGDGPLLLGWTLAVTVMSLFRSLSSVWLLRNMGNRRSAGIWGRANEVNFLFQGMAWASLAWMPYDGQDFGALFLVFFIPMGIVAAATHNLSALPLGLAALSYPIAISHFFGGLFLLGGPTGLLLAICAVIYIVVTTAGAHMSNATLVNECRLTRINNFIAARSRATVQELREVQSRLMEANRRLEQLASHDPLTGLANRRALMERLEQERARSSRTGSGFSLLLIDLDHFKAVNDGNGHQVGDAVLEEAARRISEGLRASDLAARHGGEEFAVLLAETGLADAVTVAERIRARLRDGSIQVCDSSVHITGSIGVAAWQGDRDRVDAIMSRADQALYAAKALGRDRVELAEAPAIMPRQILASSP; the protein is encoded by the coding sequence ATGTGGCGGCGTTTTCTCGGCCGTCTCGACGTCCGATCCAAGTCGGACGGAGCCATTGCATTCTGCGCACGGGCGCAGATCAGCGGCGGCGCTACCCAGGGTCTGGTCGCAGTGCTCACCTGCATCATCTTCTGGGAGGGGGGAGACGGCCCTCTCCTGCTGGGATGGACCCTTGCCGTCACCGTGATGTCGCTGTTCCGCTCCCTGTCCTCCGTCTGGCTGCTGCGGAACATGGGGAACCGTCGGTCGGCGGGCATATGGGGCCGCGCCAACGAGGTGAATTTCCTGTTCCAAGGGATGGCCTGGGCATCGCTGGCCTGGATGCCCTATGACGGCCAGGATTTCGGCGCCCTGTTCCTGGTGTTCTTCATCCCCATGGGGATCGTGGCGGCGGCCACCCACAATCTCAGCGCTCTGCCGCTCGGCCTTGCGGCGCTGTCCTATCCCATCGCCATCAGCCACTTCTTCGGCGGATTGTTCCTTCTTGGCGGGCCGACCGGCCTGCTACTGGCCATCTGCGCGGTGATCTACATCGTCGTGACCACGGCTGGCGCGCATATGAGCAACGCCACTCTGGTGAACGAATGCCGGCTGACCCGTATCAACAACTTCATCGCCGCCCGCTCCCGCGCCACGGTGCAGGAACTGCGCGAGGTGCAGAGCCGGCTGATGGAGGCGAACCGCCGGCTGGAGCAGCTGGCGAGCCACGATCCGCTGACCGGCCTTGCCAACCGCCGCGCGCTGATGGAGCGGCTGGAGCAGGAGCGGGCGCGGTCCAGCCGGACGGGCAGCGGCTTCAGCCTGCTGCTGATCGACCTCGACCACTTCAAGGCGGTGAATGACGGCAACGGCCATCAGGTCGGCGATGCGGTGCTGGAGGAAGCGGCGCGGCGCATCTCCGAAGGACTCCGCGCCAGCGATCTGGCCGCCCGCCATGGCGGGGAGGAGTTCGCCGTTCTGCTGGCCGAAACAGGGTTGGCCGACGCGGTGACGGTGGCCGAACGTATCCGCGCCCGCTTGCGGGACGGGTCGATCCAGGTCTGCGACAGCTCCGTCCACATCACCGGCAGCATCGGCGTGGCCGCCTGGCAGGGAGATCGCGACCGGGTGGACGCCATCATGTCCCGTGCCGATCAGGCGCTCTACGCCGCAAAGGCGCTGGGCCGCGACCGGGTGGAGCTGGCCGAAGCCCCTGCGATAATGCCCCGGCAGATCCTGGCTTCCAGCCCCTGA